A DNA window from Helianthus annuus cultivar XRQ/B chromosome 15, HanXRQr2.0-SUNRISE, whole genome shotgun sequence contains the following coding sequences:
- the LOC110913507 gene encoding uncharacterized protein LOC110913507 — translation MAKDGEGDRDNDGSWHEVQYRKNNRSRGDGVEWTFLVQNISDKVTRNVLWRAFQPFGFVSDVYVARKRDSRGRCFGFVRYVGVVDMKETLAVMNSVRMFDMKVIVSLAKYDKDHKKIQYTPDMMGRSEWRPKDKTQENKNYTGDYRNAGRFHTDNQSSEQGPKGMSYTQEGRSYADMLRGNKVENSRGAKVVTVDGKGSLYPLHCIGRSILGYAKELLTVSKMRRIIEDEGMSEVGL, via the coding sequence ATGGCAAAGGACGGTGAGGGAGACCGGGACAACGATGGTTCGTGGCACGAAGTACAATACCGGAAAAATAACAGAAGTAGGGGAGATGGTGTGGAATGGACATTTTTAGTGCAAAATATCTCTGACAAAGTCACGAGGAACGTTCTATGGAGGGCATTCCAACCGTTTGGGTTTGTATCGGATGTGTATGTGGCCCGAAAAAGGGATTCTAGAGGAAGGTGCTTTGGATTTGTCCGGTACGTCGGCGTGGTAGATATGAAGGAGACATTGGCAGTCATGAATTCTGTGAGGATGTTCGACATGAAGGTTATTGTCTCCTTGGCAAAGTATGATAAGGATCACAAAAAGATCCAATATACCCCGGATATGATGGGTCGGAGTGAATGGAGACCAAAAGATAAGACCCAGGAGAACAAAAATTATACCGGTGACTATAGAAATGCAGGGAGATTCCATACAGATAATCAGTCGTCTGAACAAGGTCCAAAAGGCATGTCATATACTCAGGAAGGGAGATCGTATGCAGATATGTTAAGAGGTAATAAGGTGGAGAACAGTCGTGGGGCAAAAGTTGTTACAGTGGATGGGAAGGGTTCTCTCTATCCTCTCCATTGTATTGGTAGGTCCATTCTGGGTTATGCCAAAGAGTTGCTGACTGTAAGTAAAATGAGAAGGATAATAGAGGACGAAGGAATGTCGGAAGTAGGATTATGA